Genomic DNA from Thiosocius teredinicola:
GTCATGAAATGCCTGCACGGCGCGCATCATGTCGTCCCATGAATCCGAATGCGCCGCCATCGATCAGACCTGCAACACCGAGATATCCGCCACCTGCAGAAATTGCTGACTCATCGTTTTCAGCATGGCCAGGCGGTTACCGCGCACAGCTGCTTTTTCTGCCATCACCATGACATCGTCGAAAAAGGTGTCGACCGGACCGCGTAGATGCGCGAGCACCTGCAGCGCTGCGCCATAGTTGCTCTCGGCCATCAGCGGCGCAATCGCCTTCTCCGCTGCCAGCAGATGATCATGCAGCGCTTTTTCGGCAGTCAATTCAAACAGGTCGGGGTCTACCTGATCCGGCACCGCTTCGTCGGTTTTCTTGAGGATGTTCCCGATGCGCTTGTTGGCTGCAGACAGCGCTTCAGCCTCGGGCAATGCGCGGAAGTCGGTCACTACCCGGATGCGATGTTCGAAATCGGCGATCGTTTTGGGCCGGATGTTGGCAACGGCCTCAAAGGTGTCATGGCTCGTACCGCTGTCGCTGTAGATACCTTTCAGGCGTTCAAGCATGAAGTCGTAAACCTGGTCGGCGATGCCTTGTTCCTTGAGCTGTCCCTGCAAACCCGCTTCGGCTTTCTGCAGCAGGGCTACCAGGTCGATCGGCAGTGCGTGTTCCCGCAGGATACGCAACGCACCGAGTGCGGCGCGGCGCAGCGCAAACGGGTCTTTGTCACCGGTCGGTTTCAATCCGATGCCGAAGATGCCGACCAGGGTGTCGATCTTTTCGGCCAATGAGATCGCAATACCGGTCTTGGTCTCCGGCAGGCGGTCACCGGAGAAACGCGGCATGTAAAACTCGTCCATCGCCAGCGCAAGTTCGTCCGGTTCGCCGTCGCGTCGTGCCTGGTATCGACCCATGATGCCCTGCATCTCGGGGAACTCGAATACCATCTCAGTCATCAGATCGCAGCGGCTGAGTTCGCCGGCACGCCGGGTCAAACCCTCGTCGCCACCAACATGTTGCGCGATGAACGCGGCGAGTTCGGCGACCCGTGCTGACTTGTCGCGCATACTGCCAAGATCTTTCTGAAATACGACGTGTTCGAGTTTGCCCACGTGGTCTTGTAGACGCTTCTTGCCGTCCTGTTCCCAGAAGAACATGGCGTCGGCGAGTCGCGGCCGCACAACACGTTCGTTGCCTTGGCGGATCAGATCCGGTTGCTTGCTTTCAATGTTGGCGATCGTGATGAACTTATTCATCAGCTGGCCGTCTTTGCTGAACACCGGGAAGTACTTCTGGTTGCCTTTCATGGTGGCGACCAACGCTTCCTGAGGCACTTCGAGGAATCGCTCTTCAAAGGTACCGGTGATCGGCATCGGCCATTCGTTCAGCGCTGTCACCTCGTCGAGCAGATCGTCATCCAGATCCGGCACGCCACCGATATCGCCGGCAGCTTGCTCCACAAGGTGCTTCACGCGCGCGCGCCGCGTATCGAAGTGAGCGATTACTTTGCCAAGAGAGCCTAGTACTTCGGCATAGTCATCCGGGCTGTAGAGCGTAATGGCATGCGGATGATGGAATCGGTGGCCGTAGGTTTCCTTGCTCGCCTTGGCATCGAGCAGCGTGCAGGGGACAACGCTGTCACCGAGCATGAACAGCAGCCAATGCACTGGGCGCACGAACTGGGCATCGGAATCACCCCAGCGCATGCGCTTTGGAATCGGTAGCTTGTTGAGTGCGTTCTCAGCGATACCCGGCAGCAGATCGACGGCCTGCTGGCCCTTCTGGTGAACATTGAAGACCAGCCAACTGCCTTTGTCCGTCTCGAGCTTCTGCAGCTGGTCGACCGTGGTGTTGCATGACTTGGCAAAGCCTTCGGCTGCCTTGGTCGGATTGCCGTCACCGTCGTAGGCGGCTTTAAGCGCCGGGCCACGGCGCTCGATATCCCGGTCAGGTTGTGCAGTCGCGCAGTCGCGAACCAACAGAGCAAGGCGCCTTGGGGCAGCGTAAGCACTTACTTCGCCAAACTGCAGCCCGGCGTCGTTGAGGCCTTTGACGAACTCTTCGGTAAACGCGACAGAGAGCTTCTTTAATGCCTTCGGCGGAAGCTCTTCGGTCCCGAGTTCGAATATCAGGTTCGCGGTTTCGATCATAGACTCACTCATCGCCAGCCTCCCTGGCGGCATTCACCATCGGGAAGCCGAGTTTCTCGCGGGCGTCGTAATACGCCTGCGCTACTGCCTGCGCCAATTTGCGCACCCGCAGTATGTATCTCTGCCGTTCGGTCACCGAGATCGCGTGGCGTGCGTCCAGCAAGTTGAAGGCATGCGAAGCCTTGAGTACCTGTTCGTAGGCCGGCAGCGAAAGCCCGGCCTCGATCAGGCGCGACGAGTCCTTTTCACATTGGTCGAACAAGCCGAAGAGAAAATCCACGTCGGCGTGTTCGAAGTTGTACGCCGACTGCTCGACCTCGTTCTGATGGAACACGTCGCGGTAAGTCACCGGCCCCTGCGGCCCCTTGGTCCAGACCAGGTCGAACACCGATTCGACGCCCTGCAGATACATCGCGATCCGTTCGAGACCATAGGTGATCTCACCGGTCACCGGCCGGCAATCGAGACCGCCCACCTGCTGGAAGTAGGTGAACTGGGTCACCTCCATGCCGTTCAGCCAGACCTCCCAACCCAGGCCCCAGGCCCCCAGCGTGGGTGATTCCCAGTTGTCTTCGACGAAGCGGATATCGTGCACCAGCGGATCCAGGCCCATCATCTCGAGCGAGCCGAGATACAGCTCCTGGATATTCAGCGGCGACGGCTTCATCGCCACCTGGAACTGGTAATAGTGCTGCAAGCGGTTGGGGTTCTCACCGTAGCGACCATCGGTCGGGCGGCGCGAAGGTTGCACGTAGGCCGCGTTCCACGGCTCCGGACCGATCGCCCGTAGGAAGGTCGCCGTATGAAAGGTACCGGCACCCATCTCCATATCGTACGGCTGCAAAATCGCGCAGCCCTGCTCGGCCCAGTATTGTTGCAGGGCAAAAATTAGGCCCTGGAAAGTGGAAACATCCGGCGCGTTATTCATGTAATTCGGTTGCCCGTGGAAGCGCTGCTGGTGAAAAGCCGCTCATTATATAGCCCTCAAGCGGGGACTATAAATATAATGTGTCGTTTTCCCCACGCACCGACCGACCATGGCTGAACAACGCAAGGCATTGGCATTGATCTCCGGCGGCCTCGATTCGCTGTTGGCGGCCAAGGTCGTTCAGGCTCAGGGCGTCCACGTCGAGGGCATCAATTTCTTCACCGGTTTCTGTGTCGAAGGGCACACCCACGCCATCCGTAAGAAAGACCGCGACAGGCAGAAACGCAACAACGCGCTCTGGGTTGCCGAGCAGCTCGGTATCAAGCTGCATATCGTTGACATCGTCGAAGAATACAAAGACGTGGTCTTCAACCCGCGTTACGGCTACGGCGCCAACCTCAACCCCTGCCTCGACTGCAAGGTGTTCATGGTGCGCAAGGCGCGTGAATGGATCGAGCGCAGGGGCTTCGATTTCGTCATCACCGGTGAGGTCGTCGGCCAGCGACCCAAATCGCAGCGCAAAGACACCATGCCGATCATCCAGCACGATTCGGGTATTGAAGACCGCTTGCTGCGTCCGCTGAGTGCGCAGAATCTGCCGGCAACCTTGCCCGAGCGCGAAGGTTGGGTGCAGCGTGATCGGCTATACGGTTTCTCCGGACGTAGTCGCAAACCGCAGATGGCGCTCGCCGCCGAGTTCGGGTTTGAAGACTACGCCCAACCGGCCGGCGGTTGCTGTTTTCTTACCGACGAGAACTATTCGGTCAAGCTCAAAGACTTGTGGCAGGCACGCGGCAAACGTCGTTACGAGCTCGATGACATCATGCTGCTGAAAGTCGGTCGCCACGTCCGACCGGCACCGCATTTCAAGGTCATCGTGTCGCGAGAAGAAGGCGAGGGCAGGTTTCTGTCGGGCTACCGCAAACAGTACCCCAGTCTTTCATTGGTAAGCCACGGGGGGCCACTGGCACTGATCGACGGCGAAGCAAGCGACGCAGACATCCGTCTGGCTGCGCGCATCGTTGGGCGATATAGCCAGGGGCGCGATGCCGAGACGGTCGAACTCGAATACCGCGCGCTCGACGGTTCGACCCAGGCGATCAAGGTCAAACCGATGACCGCAGACGAACTGCCGAAGGCCTGGTTGCTGTAACACCCGGACGCACCACACGTCCGCGTGTTGGTGCCTGCAACCTCAGATCTTGAATACCGCAGCTTGCGCACGGAACTGCTCGGCCATGCGCGTGAGTTGCTCGCTCGCTGTTGCGGCCTGTTCCGAACCAGTGGCTGCGCTATGCGCGGCATCGCTGATCGCCGTGATCGAACGATTGATCTCTTCGACCACGCTGGCCTGCTCTTCAGACATGTTGGCGATCTGAATCGTCATCGCGCTGACGTTCTCAGAACTGCTGTTGATCAGGGTTAGCGATTCACCGGCACGCCCGGCAACTTCCACGGATTCGTTGACCCGCTCCTGGCTGCGCGCCATCGACGAGTTCGCTTCGCCGGCGCTGTGCAACAGGCGCTCGACCATCTGCTCGATCTCGCTGGTGGATTCCTGCGTCCTTTGTGCCAGCGTGCGTACCTCGTCGGCCACTACCGCGAAACCGCGTCCTTTCTCGCCGGCACGCGCGGCCTCGATCGCCGCGTTCAATGCCAGCAGGTTGGTTTGTTCGGCGATGCCGCGGATAACGTCCAACACGGTGCTGATCTGATTCGAGTGCTGGTTCAGCTGCGTGATCGCGTGGCTTGCGCCATCGATCTCGTTGGCCAGGTCGCGAATCGTGTTGACCACACTTTGCACGGTCTGGCTGCCGTCGCCGGCGACCTTTTTAGCATCTGCCGACGAACTGGCCGCGGCCGATGTGCTGCGCGCCACTTCTTCAACCGATGCGGTCAATTCGTTCACAGCCGTTGCGACCTGTTCGCTCTCGGCATGCTGGCGTCTGGCGCCATCGGCGCTGTCGCGCGTGATTGCCGTCATCTCCTCGGCTGCCGATGACAGTTGTTCTGCTCCATTGGCCACACTACTGACCAGCTCCTGGAAACGCTGCATCAAGCGGTTGAAGGAATCCGCCATGCTGCCTTTCTGCGTGGTGCGCAGCGTCAGGTCAGCCTTTTCAGACACCTCGTCCATCAGCTGCGCAACGGCCAGTGGTGCCGACATGCTGCGGTAGGTCTGCCAGCCGGTGAAAGCCAGCAGGCCGAGCGACGCCACGCAGATACCGGCGAGCAGCCATACGGTCATGCCGTAGACGTCGGCAGCGTGTTCGCGCTCTTGCGCGGCAACCTCAAGCTGAAGGTCGACGAGTTCGGTGATCACGCCGCCGATGGCATCGATTTCGGCGTACAAAGGTCCGTCGAATCGGTCGAGTTGACCCTTGAGGTTGCCGTCGAGCGTACCGACAAATGCCTTCAGCTCAGAGACAGCGGCGTCGGCCTTGGCGAATTTCGATTTGGCAGCTCCAACCAGCTTCTCCTCGTCGGCCGTAAGCTGGGTTTTAAGGTAGGCCTGCCAATGCTCGTCAATGGTCTGTTCGGCGGAGGCGATTTCCTGCAGCAACTCGCCCTTGGAATGAATGCCGGCGTTGGCCTTGTTCACGCCATCGATCACACCGACGGCGTAGGCATCCGCGATGTGTTTGAGCTGGTCGAGCGGTATCACGCGATCGTGATAGATGCGGTCGACTCCCTCGTTAACACGCGACAGCATGGTTTCCGAAACGATGGTCACGGCGAGCAGAATGATCACCGGCAGCGCCGAGATCATCACCATGCGGCGTTTGAATGAACTGAGATTATTTTTGCCCACGGTGGACGCTCCAGAAGGGCCAGACCATCGCTCCCAACAGCAGCGGTCCGACAAGTGGTTATTCGGCGCTGTTTTTATCGGCAATATGACCGTTTTGTTAAGGATTCCGGCCGCCAAAAATGCGCTGCACGCTGCCAGGGAACGCGGTTTCTCGTATCATGCGCTCCTCGATGAAACCACGCCGCGAAACACTCGATTGCCATCGCCTGCTTTGCCCTATGCCGGTCATCCGCGTTCAGGACAAGGTGGAAACCCTGTCGGCGGGAGATGAGCTGGTGGCCGTGTGCACCGACCCGGGGGCCATGCAAGACATTCCGGCCTGGTGCAGAATCAACGGCCACACCGTTCTGGAGACTGCAGAGCACGATGGTGAGTATGTAATCACTATCCGTGTAGAAGCTGATAAATAGTGACTGCCAGCCAGCAACATACGCACCCGGAGGACTCGGCGCAGGCCCAGCGCACGGCGCGTGGTCGCGCTACCCGGCGGGTCGCTATCGTCAGCGGACTGGTCAATCTGCTGCTGTCTTTCGCCCAGGTGATCGTTGGGCTGATCGCCAATTCCGCCGCCTTGGTGGCCGACGGCATCCATTCGGCCTCGGACCTGTTGTCGGACATCCTGGTCTGGTTTGCTGCGCGTCATGCCGCCATGGCGCCGGACAAGGATCATCCCTATGGGCATGGGCGATTCGAGACTGCGGCGACGCTCGGCCTGGGCATCCTGCTGACATTGGTCGCGCTTGGCATCGTCTGGAACGGCGGCGAGCGTCTGCTGGATCCCGATCGGCCACTGCCCGGCAAGCTGGCGCTGATCATTGCGGCGGTCGGCATCGCCGCCAAAGAATCACTGTACTGGTACACGATCGCCGTGGCGCGACGTCTGAACTCGGAGATGTTGCGGGCCAACGCCTGGCACCACCGGTCCGATGCCCTGTCGTCGATCGTTGTCCTGATCGGGGTTGGTGCAGCGGTCATGGGCTTTTCCTACATGGACGCGCTGGCCGCAATCATCGTCGGCATCATGGTCGCCAAGATTGGTTGGGATCTCGGCTGGAGCGCGCTCACCGAGCTGGTCGATACCGCGCTCGATGAGGACCAGGTCAACGAGGCCAAACGCGTCATCATGGCGATCGATGGGGTGCGCTCGGTGCACATGCTGCGCACCCGGCGGCATGGCGCCGAAGCGAGCGCCGACGTGCATGTACAGGTGGCGCCGCGTCTGTCGGTCTCGGAAGGGCACATGATCAGCCAGACGGTAGAAGACAGGATGATCGCAAAACTCGACGCGATCACTGATGTAACCGTGCACATCGATCCGGAAGACGACGAGAATGCGCCGACCTGCCGTGGTTTGCCGCTGCGCGCCGAGGCACTGGCGGCGCTCGAGCAACTTTGGAACGAAGTGCATGCAGCACCGGCGCAGCGTGAGATACGATTGCATTACCTCGGCGGATCGATCGACGTCGAGATGATTCTGCCGGTAGCCAGTTTCGTCGATGAAGCCAATACGGCCGCGTTGCGCGAGAACCTGACCCAGGCAGCCGCTGTGCTACCCTGGTTCGGTAGCCTGCGGGTGCTCTATGGCTAGCACCAATATGGTGCGATCACGGATGGCGATGCACTGTATGAGTGCGCCAAGCTGGGAAGGCAACGGATTGTAGCGGCAAGCTTATTCGATGAGGCTGCCCAACTATGGCGCGCCAGCTGCCGTAAGCGGCTGATTTCAAGGCACTAAGCCGGGACGAGAACGATTAGCAATCGAGTGTCGGAAACGCTCGATCAACAGGCAAGGGGAGTGGCATGTTTCCTGCTCCCACATCGCAACGCCAACCCGCCGGTCTGGAAGACCTGCCTGGCGACCCAATGTAACCGCTGTCTGCAGACAGCAGCACTCATCGCTACTTCTGGAGAAACCGAGAATGTCCGCAAAAGACGTCCTAAAAATGATGAAGGACAACGACGTCAAGTGGGTCGATTTCCGATTCACTGACACCCGAGGCAAAGAACAGCACGTCACCGTGCCAGCATCTGTCGTTGATGAGGAACTGTTCACCGACGGCAAAATGTTCGACGGTTCGTCGATCGCCGGTTGGAAAGGCATCAATGAATCCGACATGATCTTGATGCCGGAAGCAGGCACTGCTGTACTCGACCCGTTTACCGACGACGCAACCGTCAACCTGCGTTGCGACATTCTCGAACCGTCGACGATGGAAGGCTACGAGCGCGATCCCCGTTCGGTGGCAAAGCGCGCTGAAGCCTACCTGCAATCGACCGGCATCGCCGACGTGGCGTACTTCGGACCGGAGCCGGAATTCTTCATTCTCGACGATGTTCGCTGGAGCATCGACATGTCGGGTTCGATGGTCAAGATCGACTCGCAGGAAGCTGAGTGGAACTCCGAGCGCGTCTACGAAGACGGCAACATCGGTCACCGTCCGGGCGTCAAAGGCGGCTATTTCCCGGTTCCCCCGGTTGATTCGCTGCACGACCTGCGTGGCGCTATGTGTGACGCGATGGAAGAGATGGGCGTGCCTGTCGAAGTCCATCACCACGAAGTGGCGACCGCCGGTCAGTGTGAGATCGGCACCAAGTTCTCGACCCTGGTTCAGCGTGCCGACTGGGTCCAGATCCAGAAGTACTGCACCTGGAACGTCGCTCATGCCTACGGCAAGACGGCCACCTTTATGCCGAAGCCGATGGTTGGCGATAACGGCTCGGGCATGCACGTTCACCAGTCGCTTGCCAAAGACGGCAACAACATCTTTGCCGGCGATCTCTACGGCGGTCTTTCTGAAACCGCGCTGTACTACATCGGCGGCATCATCAAGCATGCCCGCGCGTTGAACGCATTCACCAACGCGTCGACCAACTCGTATAAGCGTTTGGTGCCGGGCTTCGAAGCGCCGGTCATGCTGGCCTACTCGGCGCGTAACCGTTCGGCTTCGATTCGTATTCCGTGGGTTTCGAGCCCGAAAGCACGCCGTATCGAGGTGCGCTTCCCGGATCCGACCGCCAACCCTTACCTTGCCTTCACCGCGATGATGATGGCCGGTCTCGACGGTATCCAGAACAAGATCCACCCCGGCGATGCTGCCGACAAGGACCTGTACGATCTGGAGCCGGAAGAAGCAGCAGGCATCCCGACGGTTTGTCACAGCCTCGACCAGGCGCTGGAAGCCCTCGATGCCGACCGCGACTTCCTCAAGGCAGGCGGTGTGTTCAGCGACGATCTGATCGACGGTTACATCGCACTGAAGATGGAAGAAGTGACCACGATGCGTATGACTACGCACCCGGTCGAGTTCGACATGTACTTCAGCCTCTGATCTTTCAGCAGGTTTGGAACGAAGAACCCCACCTATCCGGCGGGGTTTTTTGTTTACAAGCGGCGCCGGATATGCCACAAGGTAGTGCATCTAATGGATTTCGGAGTCGCAACCCGTATGCACCTGCACTATGCTAACGGCATGATTAAATTCGCATTGTTGCTGTTTTTCCTGTTGCCGGGGATGGCGTCGGCCGTTATCTGCAAGACCGTCGATGCCGACGGCGTGGTGGGTTATACCGACGTGCCGGCGGGTGAATGTCCGAACAAGGTCGAGCTCCCCGATTATTCGCGCTACTCGCCGCGCCCAATCGAACGACCAGCCAACCTGTCGTCGGGCAGCAATGCGCCTGCCGCACCGGAAAACTTCACCGGTTACACAGCGATGGTGATCAGCCAGCCGGAAACCAACGGCACCGTGCGCAACAACGAAGGTAAGGTGCCGGTCGCCATTTCTCTGCAACCGGGCCTGCAACCGAACCACACGGTAAAGATCTATCTGGACGGCACCGCGGTTTCCGGTGCTTTCGATGGTCTGGCAATCGAGCTCAGCGGCGTCGATCGCGGCACGCATACCGTGCGCGCTTCGGTCGTAAATGCCGCCGGTACCGTATTGATCAGTTCCGATTCCGTTGTCTTCACGATGCGTAAAGCTGCGCTGGATGCCGCCGAAGATGGCGATTCCGGCGACAATGGAGATGGTGACGGCGGTGATGGTTCCAACGGCGATGATGACAAAAAGCCGTTCGACCCCGACTATGGTTCCAGTTTCACTCCGTCTGGCGACACGTCCTACGAACCTGGCAGTGGCGCCAACTACAAGCCGGGCACTAGCGGCATCTCGACCACGCCCGGCAAAACCAACCCTGCGTTCAAGCCAAGTTATTCAAAATAAACTCCATGCACTAAAATAGTGCGTGGAGCCTGCAGGTATGCGCCGTGATCGGGCGCATGCCTCGTCAGCCTTCCCCAAGCCGTTGATTTCGCCTTGCAAAATGGGCATTTACGCAACGCCTGTCGTGGCGCGTCATGGCCCAAACTTTGCTTCAGAGGATGCATGCAGGTCTCGATCGAACCCTTGTCCTTGTTAAGCACCAGTATTCTCGACAATTTGGCTTCCGCCGTTGTGGTGTTCAACGAGGATCTTCGCGTCAGCTATCTGAACCAGATGGCCGAGATGCTGCTTGCCATTAGCGCAAAACATGTCCTCGGCGAACTACCGACCAGCTGGATGGCCTGTCATGGCGAACCCCTGGTCGATCTGATCGAGGCCGCCACGATCGGCGCGCCGATCACCAAGCGTGGTGTGGTGTTGTCCACCGACCGCGCCGAAGTCACCGTCGATTGCACCGTCACGCCGGTGGTCGACGAAGACGGCAAGCAGATGACCATCGTCGAGCTGCAGCAGATCGATCGGCACCTGCGAATCAGCCGCGAAGAACGGTTGATCAACCAGCAGGCACTGACGCGCGACGTGGTCCGCGGCCTGGCCCATGAAATCAAGAATCCGCTCGGCGGCTTGCGCGGTGCCGCTCAGTTGCTCGAAAGCGAACTCGAAAGCGAAGAGCTCAAGGAATACACGCACATCATCATCCAGGAGGCCGACCGCCTGCAGGAGCTGGTGAATCGCATGCTCGGCCCCAACCGCCGGCCGAGCTACGCACCGGTCAACGTGCACAATGTGCTCGAGCGGGTGCGCTCGCTGGTGCTCGCTGAAACCGGCGACCGCATCTCGATCGTTCGTGACTACGACCCCAGCATCCCCGAGCTTGTCGGCGATAGCGATCAACTCATCCAGGCGGTGTTGAACATTGTTCGGAACGCGACACGCGTGCTCGACGATGACGGCACAGTGACATTGCGTACGCGCATTCAACGCCAGATCACGATCGGTTCGGGTCGTTATCGTTTGGGCGCCCAGATCGACATCGTCGACGATGGACCGGGCATTCCGCCGGAAATCGCCGAGACCCTGTTCTTCCCCATGGTGACGTCCGGCACGGGCGGCATGGGCCTTGGACTGTCAATTGCACAGTCTTTGATCAATCAACACAAAGGGTTGATCGAGTGCACCAGCCGTAAGGGCGAAACCACTTTCACAATTTTGTTACCGATCGGTGAAGACATCGGCACCGATAGGGGTAAGGAGAACGCTGCCCGTGACTGAGAGAAACCAGGTCTGGGTCATCGACGATGACCGCTCGATTCGCTGGGTTTTGGAAAAGGCCCTGACCAAAGCCGGTATGCACGTCACCAGTTTTTCGAGCGCCAACGGCGTCATGGAGGCGCTTGAGCGCGGCCAGCCCGAAACGATTATTTCCGATGTGCGCATGCCGGGCATGGATGGCTTCTCTTTGCTGGAGAAGATCAAGCAGGCCTATCCCGAACTGCCGGTCATCATCATGACCGCGCATTCCGACCTCGATAGCGCCGTCTCTGCGTACCACAGTGGTGCATTCGAGTACCTGCCCAAGCCCTTCGATATCGAAGAAGCAGTCGACCAGGTTCAGCGCGCGTGCAAGCTGCGGCGTGAAGCGCGCGCCAGCGCAGAACACGAAACCACCGCGGCGACCGAAATCATCGGTGCTGCGCCGGCGATGCAGGAAGTGTTTCGCGCCATCGGACGACTGGCGCGCTCCAACATCACCGTGCTGATCAACGGCGAGTCGGGTACCGGTAAAGAGCTTGTTGCGCACGCTTTGCACAAACACAGTCCGCGCGCCAAGGGTCCGTTCATCGCCCTGAATATGGCCGCAATCCCGCACGACTTGCTGGAATCGGAGTTGTTCGGCCACGAAAAAGGCGCTTTCACCGGTGCCCAGGCGCGACGCGTCGGGCGGTTCGAGCAGGCGCACCAAGGCACCTTGTTTCTCGACGAGATCGGCGACATGCCGTCCGAGCTACAGACACGCCTGCTACGCGTGCTGGCCGACGGCGAGTTCTACCGCGTCGGCGGTCACGAAGCGATCAAGGCCGACGTGCGGATCATCGCTGCCACCCACCAGGACCTCGAGCAATTGGTCATGGAAGGACGGTTCCGCGAGGACCTGTTCCACCGGCTGAATGTCATTCGCGTGCACCTGCCGTCATTGCGCGAACGGCGTGAAGACATTCCTTTATTGATGGATCACTTCCTCAAGCGCGCGGCACAGGAGCTGGGCGTCGAAAGCAAGACTCTGCTGCCGGAGACCATTAAGGAACTCCAAGCGCTAGAATGGCGCGGTAACGTGCGTCAACTAGAGAACACGGCACGCTGGCTGACGGTTATGGCGTCGGGTCGCGAGATCCATGTCGAAGATTTGCCGCCAGAGCTGCATCGCGAACACGATTCGGAAACGAGCGAAGGGGATTGGCGCACGACGTTGCGCATTTGGATTCGCAACAGCCTCAATGCCGGCAAGGTCGGCCTGCTCGACCAGGCGATGCCCGAGTTCGAAACCATCATGATCGAAACGGCACTGGAGTTCACCGGCGGGCGCAAGCAAGACGCCGCCCGTCTGCTCGGCTGGGGTCGCAATACGCTGACACGCAAGATAAAAGAACTCGGTCTCGAAGAAGAGCACCGCGAAGCCGGATGAGTGAGCGATCATTCCCCTGCGAAAACACGGTTTTGACGGATTAGCTTGCCCGTCCAGTCCAGTATCGCTTTGCCTCTATAATGCCGCACCGTGTGTTGCGGAGTTTTTATAGATGGATAGCACCAATATTGAATTGCCCGGTTCCCTGATCAGCGCCGTCGAAGTCGATGGCGAAACCATCTCTGTCCGATTTGAACCGGCATACCTCATCAAGATGATGACGGGTTCGGCCGAGCGCACCCGTTGGAGACAGAGCGGTGCACTGGTATTCGACGGTGCCGAGCTCGCAGACGACGAGCCGCTGCCCGAACTGCCCGCAGAATGCCTCGGCGGCGATGTCGGCGAAAACGTCTACACCTACCGCGACATGGTGCCGGTACCGCTCGAAAGCCGCGGCCACGTGCATTGCGCCATCAAGACCGCCAATGGCAACGTCCGGATCAGCGGAACCGCATTGCGATTGGTCATGGACGACGTCCCGAAGTACATCGAACACTTGCGGCCCGAATAAGTTTCACCGCGAACTGCGCCATAAATCGCGCCGTGTAAATTTGGGATCAAGTTTTGCGGTCGACTTGCCGACATCCCCTCATACACTTCTATCCAGTGCGGTTATTGAGGAAGGCCGAAACATGGCGATTGAACTCTTTAACGACGGCAACCATGTCTGCGTCGCTATCCGCGACCTCGCCAGTGGTGAAGCCGTTCAAGCCAATCAGTTTCTGATTTATGACAGCAACCACGCCGCACTCATCGACCCCGGCGGCGAA
This window encodes:
- a CDS encoding DUF4124 domain-containing protein, whose product is MIKFALLLFFLLPGMASAVICKTVDADGVVGYTDVPAGECPNKVELPDYSRYSPRPIERPANLSSGSNAPAAPENFTGYTAMVISQPETNGTVRNNEGKVPVAISLQPGLQPNHTVKIYLDGTAVSGAFDGLAIELSGVDRGTHTVRASVVNAAGTVLISSDSVVFTMRKAALDAAEDGDSGDNGDGDGGDGSNGDDDKKPFDPDYGSSFTPSGDTSYEPGSGANYKPGTSGISTTPGKTNPAFKPSYSK
- the glnL gene encoding nitrogen regulation protein NR(II); this encodes MQVSIEPLSLLSTSILDNLASAVVVFNEDLRVSYLNQMAEMLLAISAKHVLGELPTSWMACHGEPLVDLIEAATIGAPITKRGVVLSTDRAEVTVDCTVTPVVDEDGKQMTIVELQQIDRHLRISREERLINQQALTRDVVRGLAHEIKNPLGGLRGAAQLLESELESEELKEYTHIIIQEADRLQELVNRMLGPNRRPSYAPVNVHNVLERVRSLVLAETGDRISIVRDYDPSIPELVGDSDQLIQAVLNIVRNATRVLDDDGTVTLRTRIQRQITIGSGRYRLGAQIDIVDDGPGIPPEIAETLFFPMVTSGTGGMGLGLSIAQSLINQHKGLIECTSRKGETTFTILLPIGEDIGTDRGKENAARD
- the ntrC gene encoding nitrogen regulation protein NR(I) — its product is MTERNQVWVIDDDRSIRWVLEKALTKAGMHVTSFSSANGVMEALERGQPETIISDVRMPGMDGFSLLEKIKQAYPELPVIIMTAHSDLDSAVSAYHSGAFEYLPKPFDIEEAVDQVQRACKLRREARASAEHETTAATEIIGAAPAMQEVFRAIGRLARSNITVLINGESGTGKELVAHALHKHSPRAKGPFIALNMAAIPHDLLESELFGHEKGAFTGAQARRVGRFEQAHQGTLFLDEIGDMPSELQTRLLRVLADGEFYRVGGHEAIKADVRIIAATHQDLEQLVMEGRFREDLFHRLNVIRVHLPSLRERREDIPLLMDHFLKRAAQELGVESKTLLPETIKELQALEWRGNVRQLENTARWLTVMASGREIHVEDLPPELHREHDSETSEGDWRTTLRIWIRNSLNAGKVGLLDQAMPEFETIMIETALEFTGGRKQDAARLLGWGRNTLTRKIKELGLEEEHREAG
- the glnA gene encoding glutamate--ammonia ligase, with protein sequence MSAKDVLKMMKDNDVKWVDFRFTDTRGKEQHVTVPASVVDEELFTDGKMFDGSSIAGWKGINESDMILMPEAGTAVLDPFTDDATVNLRCDILEPSTMEGYERDPRSVAKRAEAYLQSTGIADVAYFGPEPEFFILDDVRWSIDMSGSMVKIDSQEAEWNSERVYEDGNIGHRPGVKGGYFPVPPVDSLHDLRGAMCDAMEEMGVPVEVHHHEVATAGQCEIGTKFSTLVQRADWVQIQKYCTWNVAHAYGKTATFMPKPMVGDNGSGMHVHQSLAKDGNNIFAGDLYGGLSETALYYIGGIIKHARALNAFTNASTNSYKRLVPGFEAPVMLAYSARNRSASIRIPWVSSPKARRIEVRFPDPTANPYLAFTAMMMAGLDGIQNKIHPGDAADKDLYDLEPEEAAGIPTVCHSLDQALEALDADRDFLKAGGVFSDDLIDGYIALKMEEVTTMRMTTHPVEFDMYFSL
- a CDS encoding cation diffusion facilitator family transporter; protein product: MTASQQHTHPEDSAQAQRTARGRATRRVAIVSGLVNLLLSFAQVIVGLIANSAALVADGIHSASDLLSDILVWFAARHAAMAPDKDHPYGHGRFETAATLGLGILLTLVALGIVWNGGERLLDPDRPLPGKLALIIAAVGIAAKESLYWYTIAVARRLNSEMLRANAWHHRSDALSSIVVLIGVGAAVMGFSYMDALAAIIVGIMVAKIGWDLGWSALTELVDTALDEDQVNEAKRVIMAIDGVRSVHMLRTRRHGAEASADVHVQVAPRLSVSEGHMISQTVEDRMIAKLDAITDVTVHIDPEDDENAPTCRGLPLRAEALAALEQLWNEVHAAPAQREIRLHYLGGSIDVEMILPVASFVDEANTAALRENLTQAAAVLPWFGSLRVLYG